Proteins co-encoded in one Lynx canadensis isolate LIC74 chromosome C1, mLynCan4.pri.v2, whole genome shotgun sequence genomic window:
- the LOC115520024 gene encoding E3 ubiquitin-protein ligase RNF220 isoform X1 encodes MPRARNGRRSRGAGGREETFLRVRANRQTRLNARIGKMKRRKQDEGQVCPLCNRPLAGSEQEMSRHVEHCLSKREGSCVAEDDAVDIEHENSNRFEEYEWCGQKRIRATTLLEGGFRGSGFVMCSGKENPDSDADLDVDGDDTLEYGKPQYPWGTVGQGSVVLDHHARYTEADVIPCTGEEPGEAKEREALRGAVLNGGPPSTRITPEFSKWASDEMPSTSNGESSKQEAMQKTCKNSDIEKITEDSAVTTFEALKARVRELERQLSRGDRYKCLICMDSYSMPLTSIQCWHVHCEECWLRTLGAKKLCPQCNTITAPGDLRRIYL; translated from the exons ATGCCGAGGGCCCGGAACGGCCGGCGGAGCAGGGGGGCCGGCGGGAGGGAGGAA ACCTTCCTGCGAGTGCGAGCCAACCGGCAGACCCGACTGAATG CTCGGATTGGGAAAATGAAACGGAGGAAGCAAGATGAAGGGCAGGTATGTCCCCTGTGCAACCGCCCCCTGGCAGGATCGGAGCAGGAGATGAGTAGGCATGTGGAGCATTGCCTTTCTAAG AGGGAAGGCTCCTGTGTGGCCGAGGACGATGCTGTGGACATCGAGCACGAGAATAGCAACCGCTTTGAGGAATATGAGTGGTGTGGGCAGAAGCGGATACGGGCCACCACTCTCCTGGAAGGTGGTTTCCGAG GCTCTGGCTTCGTCATGTGCAGCGGCAAGGAGAATCCGGACAGTGATGCTGACCTGGATGTGGATGGGGATGACACTCTGGAGTATGGGAAGCCACAGTATCCTTGGGGCACTGTGGGACAAG GATCTGTTGTCCTTGACCACCATGCCAGATACACAGAAGCTGACGTCATCCCCTGCACAGGCGAGGAGCCTGgtgaagccaaggagagagaggcaCTCCGGGGTGCAGTCCTAAA tGGCGGCCCTCCCAGCACACGCATCACGCCCGAGTTCTCTAAATGGGCCAGTGACG AGATGCCATCTACCAGCAACGGTGAGAGCAGCAAGCAGGAAGCCATGCAGAAGACCTGCAAGAATAGTGACATCGAGAA AATCACCGAAGATTCAGCTGTGACCACGTTTGAGGCCCTGAAGGCTCGGGTCAGGGAACTTGAACGGCAGCTATCCCGTGGGGACCGTTACAAATGCCTCATCTGTATG GACTCATACTCGATGCCCCTAACGTCCATCCAGTGTTGGCATGTGCACTGCGAGGAGTGCTGGCTGCGGACCCTG GGTGCCAAGAAGCTCTGCCCTCAGTGCAACACCATCACAGCGCCTGGAGACCTGCGGAGAATCTACTTGTGA
- the LOC115520024 gene encoding E3 ubiquitin-protein ligase RNF220 isoform X4, producing MKRRKQDEGQVCPLCNRPLAGSEQEMSRHVEHCLSKREGSCVAEDDAVDIEHENSNRFEEYEWCGQKRIRATTLLEGGFRGSGFVMCSGKENPDSDADLDVDGDDTLEYGKPQYPWGTVGQGSVVLDHHARYTEADVIPCTGEEPGEAKEREALRGAVLNGGPPSTRITPEFSKWASDEMPSTSNGESSKQEAMQKTCKNSDIEKITEDSAVTTFEALKARVRELERQLSRGDRYKCLICMDSYSMPLTSIQCWHVHCEECWLRTLGAKKLCPQCNTITAPGDLRRIYL from the exons ATGAAACGGAGGAAGCAAGATGAAGGGCAGGTATGTCCCCTGTGCAACCGCCCCCTGGCAGGATCGGAGCAGGAGATGAGTAGGCATGTGGAGCATTGCCTTTCTAAG AGGGAAGGCTCCTGTGTGGCCGAGGACGATGCTGTGGACATCGAGCACGAGAATAGCAACCGCTTTGAGGAATATGAGTGGTGTGGGCAGAAGCGGATACGGGCCACCACTCTCCTGGAAGGTGGTTTCCGAG GCTCTGGCTTCGTCATGTGCAGCGGCAAGGAGAATCCGGACAGTGATGCTGACCTGGATGTGGATGGGGATGACACTCTGGAGTATGGGAAGCCACAGTATCCTTGGGGCACTGTGGGACAAG GATCTGTTGTCCTTGACCACCATGCCAGATACACAGAAGCTGACGTCATCCCCTGCACAGGCGAGGAGCCTGgtgaagccaaggagagagaggcaCTCCGGGGTGCAGTCCTAAA tGGCGGCCCTCCCAGCACACGCATCACGCCCGAGTTCTCTAAATGGGCCAGTGACG AGATGCCATCTACCAGCAACGGTGAGAGCAGCAAGCAGGAAGCCATGCAGAAGACCTGCAAGAATAGTGACATCGAGAA AATCACCGAAGATTCAGCTGTGACCACGTTTGAGGCCCTGAAGGCTCGGGTCAGGGAACTTGAACGGCAGCTATCCCGTGGGGACCGTTACAAATGCCTCATCTGTATG GACTCATACTCGATGCCCCTAACGTCCATCCAGTGTTGGCATGTGCACTGCGAGGAGTGCTGGCTGCGGACCCTG GGTGCCAAGAAGCTCTGCCCTCAGTGCAACACCATCACAGCGCCTGGAGACCTGCGGAGAATCTACTTGTGA
- the LOC115520024 gene encoding E3 ubiquitin-protein ligase RNF220 isoform X3: protein MPRARNGRRSRGAGGREETFLRVRANRQTRLNARIGKMKRRKQDEGQREGSCVAEDDAVDIEHENSNRFEEYEWCGQKRIRATTLLEGGFRGSGFVMCSGKENPDSDADLDVDGDDTLEYGKPQYPWGTVGQGSVVLDHHARYTEADVIPCTGEEPGEAKEREALRGAVLNGGPPSTRITPEFSKWASDEMPSTSNGESSKQEAMQKTCKNSDIEKITEDSAVTTFEALKARVRELERQLSRGDRYKCLICMDSYSMPLTSIQCWHVHCEECWLRTLGAKKLCPQCNTITAPGDLRRIYL, encoded by the exons ATGCCGAGGGCCCGGAACGGCCGGCGGAGCAGGGGGGCCGGCGGGAGGGAGGAA ACCTTCCTGCGAGTGCGAGCCAACCGGCAGACCCGACTGAATG CTCGGATTGGGAAAATGAAACGGAGGAAGCAAGATGAAGGGCAG AGGGAAGGCTCCTGTGTGGCCGAGGACGATGCTGTGGACATCGAGCACGAGAATAGCAACCGCTTTGAGGAATATGAGTGGTGTGGGCAGAAGCGGATACGGGCCACCACTCTCCTGGAAGGTGGTTTCCGAG GCTCTGGCTTCGTCATGTGCAGCGGCAAGGAGAATCCGGACAGTGATGCTGACCTGGATGTGGATGGGGATGACACTCTGGAGTATGGGAAGCCACAGTATCCTTGGGGCACTGTGGGACAAG GATCTGTTGTCCTTGACCACCATGCCAGATACACAGAAGCTGACGTCATCCCCTGCACAGGCGAGGAGCCTGgtgaagccaaggagagagaggcaCTCCGGGGTGCAGTCCTAAA tGGCGGCCCTCCCAGCACACGCATCACGCCCGAGTTCTCTAAATGGGCCAGTGACG AGATGCCATCTACCAGCAACGGTGAGAGCAGCAAGCAGGAAGCCATGCAGAAGACCTGCAAGAATAGTGACATCGAGAA AATCACCGAAGATTCAGCTGTGACCACGTTTGAGGCCCTGAAGGCTCGGGTCAGGGAACTTGAACGGCAGCTATCCCGTGGGGACCGTTACAAATGCCTCATCTGTATG GACTCATACTCGATGCCCCTAACGTCCATCCAGTGTTGGCATGTGCACTGCGAGGAGTGCTGGCTGCGGACCCTG GGTGCCAAGAAGCTCTGCCCTCAGTGCAACACCATCACAGCGCCTGGAGACCTGCGGAGAATCTACTTGTGA
- the LOC115520024 gene encoding E3 ubiquitin-protein ligase RNF220 isoform X5, protein MPRARNGRRSRGAGGREETFLRVRANRQTRLNARIGKMKRRKQDEGQREGSCVAEDDAVDIEHENSNRFEEYEWCGQKRIRATTLLEGGFRGSGFVMCSGKENPDSDADLDVDGDDTLEYGKPQYTEADVIPCTGEEPGEAKEREALRGAVLNGGPPSTRITPEFSKWASDEMPSTSNGESSKQEAMQKTCKNSDIEKITEDSAVTTFEALKARVRELERQLSRGDRYKCLICMDSYSMPLTSIQCWHVHCEECWLRTLGAKKLCPQCNTITAPGDLRRIYL, encoded by the exons ATGCCGAGGGCCCGGAACGGCCGGCGGAGCAGGGGGGCCGGCGGGAGGGAGGAA ACCTTCCTGCGAGTGCGAGCCAACCGGCAGACCCGACTGAATG CTCGGATTGGGAAAATGAAACGGAGGAAGCAAGATGAAGGGCAG AGGGAAGGCTCCTGTGTGGCCGAGGACGATGCTGTGGACATCGAGCACGAGAATAGCAACCGCTTTGAGGAATATGAGTGGTGTGGGCAGAAGCGGATACGGGCCACCACTCTCCTGGAAGGTGGTTTCCGAG GCTCTGGCTTCGTCATGTGCAGCGGCAAGGAGAATCCGGACAGTGATGCTGACCTGGATGTGGATGGGGATGACACTCTGGAGTATGGGAAGCCACA ATACACAGAAGCTGACGTCATCCCCTGCACAGGCGAGGAGCCTGgtgaagccaaggagagagaggcaCTCCGGGGTGCAGTCCTAAA tGGCGGCCCTCCCAGCACACGCATCACGCCCGAGTTCTCTAAATGGGCCAGTGACG AGATGCCATCTACCAGCAACGGTGAGAGCAGCAAGCAGGAAGCCATGCAGAAGACCTGCAAGAATAGTGACATCGAGAA AATCACCGAAGATTCAGCTGTGACCACGTTTGAGGCCCTGAAGGCTCGGGTCAGGGAACTTGAACGGCAGCTATCCCGTGGGGACCGTTACAAATGCCTCATCTGTATG GACTCATACTCGATGCCCCTAACGTCCATCCAGTGTTGGCATGTGCACTGCGAGGAGTGCTGGCTGCGGACCCTG GGTGCCAAGAAGCTCTGCCCTCAGTGCAACACCATCACAGCGCCTGGAGACCTGCGGAGAATCTACTTGTGA
- the LOC115520024 gene encoding E3 ubiquitin-protein ligase RNF220 isoform X2 produces MPRARNGRRSRGAGGREETFLRVRANRQTRLNARIGKMKRRKQDEGQVCPLCNRPLAGSEQEMSRHVEHCLSKREGSCVAEDDAVDIEHENSNRFEEYEWCGQKRIRATTLLEGGFRGSGFVMCSGKENPDSDADLDVDGDDTLEYGKPQYTEADVIPCTGEEPGEAKEREALRGAVLNGGPPSTRITPEFSKWASDEMPSTSNGESSKQEAMQKTCKNSDIEKITEDSAVTTFEALKARVRELERQLSRGDRYKCLICMDSYSMPLTSIQCWHVHCEECWLRTLGAKKLCPQCNTITAPGDLRRIYL; encoded by the exons ATGCCGAGGGCCCGGAACGGCCGGCGGAGCAGGGGGGCCGGCGGGAGGGAGGAA ACCTTCCTGCGAGTGCGAGCCAACCGGCAGACCCGACTGAATG CTCGGATTGGGAAAATGAAACGGAGGAAGCAAGATGAAGGGCAGGTATGTCCCCTGTGCAACCGCCCCCTGGCAGGATCGGAGCAGGAGATGAGTAGGCATGTGGAGCATTGCCTTTCTAAG AGGGAAGGCTCCTGTGTGGCCGAGGACGATGCTGTGGACATCGAGCACGAGAATAGCAACCGCTTTGAGGAATATGAGTGGTGTGGGCAGAAGCGGATACGGGCCACCACTCTCCTGGAAGGTGGTTTCCGAG GCTCTGGCTTCGTCATGTGCAGCGGCAAGGAGAATCCGGACAGTGATGCTGACCTGGATGTGGATGGGGATGACACTCTGGAGTATGGGAAGCCACA ATACACAGAAGCTGACGTCATCCCCTGCACAGGCGAGGAGCCTGgtgaagccaaggagagagaggcaCTCCGGGGTGCAGTCCTAAA tGGCGGCCCTCCCAGCACACGCATCACGCCCGAGTTCTCTAAATGGGCCAGTGACG AGATGCCATCTACCAGCAACGGTGAGAGCAGCAAGCAGGAAGCCATGCAGAAGACCTGCAAGAATAGTGACATCGAGAA AATCACCGAAGATTCAGCTGTGACCACGTTTGAGGCCCTGAAGGCTCGGGTCAGGGAACTTGAACGGCAGCTATCCCGTGGGGACCGTTACAAATGCCTCATCTGTATG GACTCATACTCGATGCCCCTAACGTCCATCCAGTGTTGGCATGTGCACTGCGAGGAGTGCTGGCTGCGGACCCTG GGTGCCAAGAAGCTCTGCCCTCAGTGCAACACCATCACAGCGCCTGGAGACCTGCGGAGAATCTACTTGTGA